From one Halosimplex rubrum genomic stretch:
- a CDS encoding TetR/AcrR family transcriptional regulator, producing MASEVDVQGDTHQEIMGATYHALCKHGYAHLTMQDIADEFDKSRSLLHYHYDTKEELMLAFVDNTVGWVGARLAESDTEDPLGRLEEYVDGFVIEPGEEDRETFALALLELRVQAVHNEQFREKLATHYQTNIDTVAEIIADGVDAGVFRPVDPEEIGETIYTALVGARMYQVTLGAGHASRRMRDEIAEFVVDDLLVDGRAVAEFNVEDAGFGKDDGDDDDDRGT from the coding sequence ATGGCTTCCGAGGTGGACGTGCAGGGGGACACGCACCAGGAGATAATGGGCGCCACGTATCACGCCCTCTGCAAGCACGGCTACGCCCACCTCACGATGCAGGACATCGCCGACGAGTTCGACAAGAGCCGCTCGCTGCTGCACTACCACTACGACACCAAAGAGGAGCTGATGCTCGCGTTCGTCGACAACACGGTCGGCTGGGTGGGCGCGCGCCTCGCCGAGTCCGACACGGAGGACCCGCTGGGCCGGCTGGAGGAGTACGTCGACGGCTTCGTCATCGAGCCCGGCGAGGAGGACCGCGAGACGTTCGCCCTGGCCCTGCTCGAACTGCGCGTCCAGGCCGTCCACAACGAGCAGTTCCGCGAGAAGCTGGCGACCCACTACCAAACGAACATCGACACCGTGGCCGAGATCATCGCCGACGGCGTCGACGCGGGCGTCTTCCGCCCGGTCGATCCCGAGGAGATCGGCGAGACCATCTACACCGCGCTCGTGGGTGCCCGGATGTACCAGGTGACGCTCGGCGCCGGCCACGCCAGCCGGCGGATGCGCGACGAGATCGCCGAGTTCGTCGTCGACGACCTGCTCGTCGACGGCCGCGCGGTCGCCGAGTTCAACGTCGAGGACGCCGGGTTCGGCAAGGACGACGGCGACGACGACGACGACCGCGGGACCTAA
- a CDS encoding sensor histidine kinase — MVSETVYVGVVALSTALAVAVAVWLWNEEMNLQGQLFVGIVGVYAVSGLLVIGELLAPWRSWMFAMFNFEAALTGFLPLLWFLLILEYTGYLRRIPRPAVYALVGWNVVVGVLEITNPTHDLIWSGYAVATSPFPHVQAEGTALAAVVLLPGSILYYAAVALLGAHLLVGPRVARKQTAALLVGYLPTFAIFTLWFGGAVPGPLTGALVIGSPLILGVVAWAVFRHQLFDLAPLARESVLEVLDDAVVVVDRDRRLLDYNAAAVETFGALPDHEGEPVERPLPELRPVDGPDGDRDGDPVTGDAPVVDRGDGTAAAVGEPDPRGDPTEVAPSNGTDDSPFVSTFTRFEDGEVREYDVTVSPLEVRGSVAGYTLVLRDVTERRQHVRDLEQQTTQLEQFAGRLSHDLRNPLNVAFGRVELARERHDDEHLATASDALERIEGIVDDTLTLAREGQTIDELERVDLATVARDAWETVDTGEAELVVEPDAGVRIYADATRLQSVFENCYRNCVEHGGASVTVTVERCDDGFVVADDGPGVPADEREQVFEYAYSSDDDGTGLGLAIVEAIARAHGWAVEMAESDSGGARVVFSGVETVETPIAGDGGRVVVGGADN, encoded by the coding sequence GTGGTCTCGGAGACTGTCTACGTCGGGGTGGTGGCGCTCTCGACGGCGCTCGCCGTGGCGGTCGCGGTCTGGTTGTGGAACGAGGAGATGAACCTGCAGGGGCAGCTGTTCGTCGGGATCGTCGGCGTCTACGCCGTGTCGGGCCTGCTGGTGATCGGCGAGCTGCTGGCGCCGTGGCGGTCGTGGATGTTCGCGATGTTCAACTTCGAGGCCGCGCTCACGGGCTTTCTCCCGCTGCTGTGGTTCCTGCTCATCCTGGAGTACACCGGCTACCTCCGCCGGATCCCCCGACCGGCCGTCTACGCCCTGGTCGGGTGGAACGTCGTGGTCGGGGTACTGGAGATAACCAACCCGACCCACGACCTGATCTGGAGCGGATACGCGGTCGCCACGTCGCCGTTCCCGCACGTCCAGGCCGAAGGAACGGCACTCGCCGCCGTGGTGCTGCTCCCGGGGTCGATACTGTACTACGCGGCGGTCGCGTTGCTGGGCGCGCACCTCCTGGTCGGACCGCGCGTCGCTCGCAAACAGACGGCCGCGCTGCTGGTCGGCTACCTCCCGACGTTCGCGATCTTCACGCTGTGGTTCGGTGGCGCCGTCCCGGGGCCGCTGACCGGCGCGCTCGTGATCGGGTCGCCGCTGATCCTCGGCGTCGTCGCCTGGGCCGTCTTCCGCCACCAGCTGTTCGACCTGGCGCCGCTGGCGCGGGAATCGGTCCTCGAAGTCCTCGACGACGCCGTCGTGGTCGTCGACCGCGACCGCCGCCTGCTCGACTACAACGCGGCGGCCGTCGAGACGTTCGGCGCTCTCCCCGACCACGAGGGTGAACCCGTCGAGCGACCCCTCCCCGAACTCCGCCCGGTCGACGGGCCCGACGGCGACCGCGACGGGGACCCGGTGACCGGCGACGCCCCGGTCGTCGACCGCGGGGACGGGACCGCGGCCGCCGTGGGCGAGCCCGACCCGCGCGGCGATCCGACCGAGGTGGCCCCGTCGAACGGGACCGACGACTCTCCGTTCGTCTCGACGTTCACGCGGTTCGAGGACGGCGAGGTCAGGGAGTACGACGTGACCGTCTCGCCGCTGGAGGTGCGGGGGTCTGTCGCGGGGTACACGCTGGTGTTGCGGGACGTGACCGAGCGGCGCCAGCACGTCCGCGACCTCGAACAGCAGACCACCCAACTGGAGCAGTTCGCGGGCAGGCTCAGTCACGACCTGCGGAACCCGCTGAACGTCGCCTTCGGGCGGGTCGAACTCGCGCGCGAACGGCACGACGACGAGCACCTCGCGACGGCGAGCGACGCTCTCGAACGGATCGAGGGGATCGTCGACGACACCCTCACGCTCGCCCGCGAGGGTCAGACAATCGACGAGCTCGAACGGGTCGACCTGGCGACCGTCGCCCGCGACGCCTGGGAGACCGTCGACACCGGCGAGGCCGAGCTGGTCGTGGAGCCCGACGCCGGCGTCCGGATCTACGCCGACGCGACGCGGCTGCAGTCGGTCTTCGAGAACTGCTACCGCAACTGCGTCGAACACGGCGGCGCGTCCGTGACGGTCACCGTCGAACGCTGCGACGACGGGTTCGTCGTCGCCGACGACGGCCCCGGCGTCCCGGCCGACGAGCGCGAGCAGGTGTTCGAGTACGCCTACTCCTCCGACGACGACGGGACCGGACTCGGGCTCGCCATCGTCGAGGCCATCGCCCGCGCCCACGGCTGGGCGGTCGAGATGGCCGAGAGCGACAGCGGCGGCGCGAGGGTCGTCTTCTCCGGCGTCGAGACGGTCGAGACGCCCATCGCCGGCGACGGCGGCCGCGTGGTCGTCGGCGGGGCGGACAACTGA
- a CDS encoding AEC family transporter: MQTLDALGSIPSVFLSSVAPPLSIAAAGRSTAVLFVLVQNLLLYTVGVYLLSRGGDGNDRVALGRVARQPVVWALVAAGAAVALGVVPPAGGTAMDTLRLVGNASIPVFLVVLGLQVESMDLGATVRETLPTVGLKLLVAPVVAVGIAALVDIGDPTVTAAFVVLAAGPSAVIPLVLSIEFGDDEVSDPTADGSAVSTADYVGTVVFLTILGSLPVVTGLVLLAELGVLG; the protein is encoded by the coding sequence GTGCAGACACTCGACGCCCTCGGGTCGATCCCCTCGGTGTTCCTCTCGTCGGTCGCCCCGCCGCTGTCGATCGCCGCCGCCGGCCGGTCGACCGCCGTCCTGTTCGTCCTCGTCCAGAACCTGCTGTTGTACACCGTCGGCGTCTACCTCCTCAGCCGGGGCGGCGACGGGAACGACCGGGTTGCGCTCGGCCGCGTCGCCCGCCAGCCGGTCGTCTGGGCGCTGGTCGCGGCGGGCGCGGCGGTCGCGCTCGGCGTCGTCCCACCGGCGGGCGGCACGGCGATGGACACGCTCCGGCTGGTCGGGAACGCGTCGATCCCCGTCTTTCTCGTCGTCCTCGGTCTGCAGGTCGAGTCGATGGACCTGGGCGCCACCGTCCGCGAGACGCTGCCGACGGTCGGATTGAAACTGCTCGTCGCGCCCGTCGTTGCCGTCGGGATCGCGGCGCTCGTCGACATCGGCGACCCGACCGTGACCGCCGCGTTCGTCGTCCTCGCCGCCGGCCCCTCGGCGGTCATCCCGCTCGTCCTCTCCATCGAGTTCGGGGACGACGAGGTGAGCGACCCGACCGCCGACGGATCGGCCGTCTCGACCGCCGACTACGTCGGGACGGTCGTCTTCCTCACGATCCTCGGGAGCCTCCCCGTGGTCACCGGACTGGTCCTGCTCGCGGAGCTGGGCGTCCTCGGCTGA
- a CDS encoding cupin domain-containing protein encodes MKRADLDFEGFFDVRQTTDDAQVAQMTLSPGQSTGGPDNRHADSDQWLYVVSGSGRATVDGEDVRFEAEDLLVIEAGETHEIENDGDEPLETLSFYVPPIY; translated from the coding sequence ATGAAACGCGCCGACCTCGACTTCGAGGGCTTTTTCGACGTGCGCCAGACGACCGACGACGCCCAGGTCGCCCAGATGACGCTCTCGCCCGGCCAGTCGACCGGCGGGCCCGACAACCGCCACGCCGACAGCGACCAGTGGCTCTACGTCGTCTCGGGGTCGGGCCGCGCCACCGTCGACGGCGAGGACGTGCGCTTCGAGGCCGAGGACCTCCTCGTGATCGAGGCCGGCGAGACCCACGAGATCGAGAACGACGGCGACGAGCCCCTGGAGACGCTCAGCTTCTACGTCCCGCCGATCTACTGA
- a CDS encoding MATE family efflux transporter encodes MSWSRYNPVRALLLWVGSIVARAGIIDRERVERATDLAWPRIVTGLARMSRSTADVAMVGIALGPTAIAGVGYASPFWGLAFALGGGVAGGTIGLVSQRFGADAYEELALSVKASALLTVAITVPLIAVYWFLAEPLIALIGSGDAAVAFGADYLEVVALGVPFAALNLIGSRALVGADDAWTPMILRGGGAALNILINAVLIFGFGWGVVGAAVGTALSNALVTVAFAVGLARGGLPGIGEFPVQIPLSGPHLDRSLLGDLVEMATPLIGTNLARSGGQFPKLYIVGLFGPNVVAAYVVAMRVRALMDTPNWGFSMASSSLVGQALGQDDEDDAGAWAHDIIRFSLACYAVIAVGVFVLARPIGRVFVDDPSILPTVVTFIRVACFGVLFSGVYGGSTGPLRASGDTRWPFYAQLTGLYLFALPIAYLGVAVPSIGQTALYVAILAEMAVPAVVTYYRYRSGTWKVVSRDYRPDAAAGD; translated from the coding sequence GTGTCCTGGTCCCGGTACAACCCCGTCCGCGCGCTGCTCCTCTGGGTCGGGTCGATCGTCGCTCGCGCCGGTATCATCGACCGCGAGCGCGTCGAACGGGCGACCGACCTGGCGTGGCCGCGCATCGTCACCGGCCTCGCGCGGATGTCCCGCTCGACGGCCGACGTGGCGATGGTCGGCATCGCGCTGGGCCCGACCGCCATCGCCGGCGTCGGCTACGCCAGCCCCTTCTGGGGCCTCGCGTTCGCGCTCGGCGGCGGCGTCGCCGGCGGGACCATCGGCCTCGTCTCCCAGCGCTTCGGCGCCGACGCCTACGAGGAACTCGCCCTCTCCGTGAAGGCCAGCGCGCTGCTGACCGTCGCGATCACCGTCCCGCTGATCGCCGTCTACTGGTTCCTCGCCGAGCCGCTGATCGCGCTCATCGGCTCCGGCGACGCCGCGGTCGCCTTCGGCGCCGACTACCTCGAAGTCGTCGCGCTCGGCGTCCCGTTCGCGGCGCTGAACCTCATCGGCAGCCGCGCGCTCGTCGGCGCCGACGACGCCTGGACGCCGATGATCCTCCGCGGCGGCGGCGCCGCGCTCAACATCCTCATCAACGCAGTGCTCATCTTCGGGTTCGGCTGGGGCGTCGTCGGCGCCGCCGTCGGGACCGCCCTCTCGAACGCGCTCGTGACCGTCGCGTTCGCGGTCGGCCTCGCCCGCGGCGGCCTCCCCGGCATCGGCGAGTTCCCCGTGCAGATCCCCCTGTCGGGCCCCCACCTCGACCGGTCGCTACTGGGCGACCTCGTGGAGATGGCGACGCCGCTGATCGGGACCAACCTCGCCCGCAGCGGCGGCCAGTTCCCCAAACTGTACATCGTCGGCCTGTTCGGCCCGAACGTCGTCGCCGCCTACGTCGTCGCGATGCGGGTCCGCGCGCTGATGGACACGCCCAACTGGGGGTTCAGCATGGCGTCGTCCAGCCTCGTCGGGCAGGCGCTCGGCCAGGACGACGAGGACGACGCCGGCGCCTGGGCCCACGACATCATCCGCTTCTCGCTGGCCTGCTACGCCGTCATCGCCGTGGGTGTGTTCGTCCTCGCCCGCCCCATCGGCCGCGTGTTCGTCGACGACCCGTCGATCCTGCCGACCGTCGTCACCTTCATTCGCGTCGCCTGCTTCGGCGTCCTCTTCAGCGGCGTCTACGGCGGCTCGACCGGTCCCCTGCGCGCCAGCGGGGACACGCGCTGGCCCTTCTACGCCCAGTTGACCGGGCTGTACCTGTTCGCGCTCCCCATCGCCTACCTCGGCGTCGCCGTGCCCTCCATCGGACAGACCGCGCTGTACGTCGCCATCCTCGCCGAGATGGCGGTCCCCGCGGTCGTCACCTACTACCGCTATCGCTCGGGCACCTGGAAGGTGGTCAGTCGCGACTACCGCCCCGACGCCGCCGCCGGCGACTGA
- a CDS encoding ABC transporter ATP-binding protein has protein sequence MSWGFSGGNDDADAFEDLRDAAERPMWQIFTEYGRGYKGEFALGAVASVIARFLELIPALVLGVAIDSLFAGDEAFRLPLLPASVIPNGTEGQFWFAVGLVAGIYVLTATLNWVNSWAWNRFAQHLQHEVRVDTYDVVQRLDMSFFDSKQTGEIMSILNNDVNQLESFLTNDLNAGIRIGVLVVGTGALMIWLNAQLALVALLSIPVLALASYVFVQRIGPKYGRVRGSVGALNSRLENNIGGIEVVKSYGRESFERDRVESASEDYLDANWDAISTRIKFFPSLRIITGFGYVITFLVGGYWLLFGAPGPFSGTLALGTLTTMLLWSRRFLWPMRQFGNVVNNYRYAFAAAERVVGLMNDPATIHEDDDAVDLDGVEGLVEYEDVRFRYPEAEEDSVEDVSFTAEPGDFVGLVGPTGAGKTTLLKLLMRLYDPHEGTISIDGTDIRDLSLSSLRSHVGYVSQEPYLFHGTIEENVAYGLEAADDEIVEALGMAGAMEFVADLPDGIETTVGERGVKLSGGQRQRIAIARAILEDPEILVLDEATSHVDNETEVLIQQSLENLTAERTTFAIAHRLSTIRDADTILVMDDGRVVEQGAHEELLERDGLYANLWSVQVGEVDALPEEFVERTAERERASLDDD, from the coding sequence ATGTCATGGGGTTTCTCCGGCGGGAACGACGACGCCGACGCCTTCGAGGACCTCCGGGATGCTGCCGAGCGGCCGATGTGGCAGATATTCACGGAGTACGGGCGCGGCTACAAGGGAGAGTTCGCGCTCGGTGCGGTCGCGAGCGTCATCGCTCGCTTCCTCGAGTTGATCCCGGCGCTCGTCCTCGGGGTCGCCATCGACTCGCTGTTCGCCGGCGACGAGGCGTTCAGGCTCCCCCTCCTGCCGGCGTCGGTGATTCCGAACGGGACGGAGGGGCAGTTCTGGTTCGCCGTGGGGCTCGTGGCGGGCATCTACGTCCTGACGGCGACGCTGAACTGGGTCAACTCCTGGGCGTGGAACCGCTTCGCCCAGCACCTCCAACACGAGGTGCGCGTCGACACCTACGACGTGGTCCAGCGGTTGGACATGAGCTTCTTCGACTCGAAACAGACCGGGGAGATCATGTCCATCCTCAACAACGACGTGAACCAGCTGGAGAGCTTCCTCACCAACGACCTCAACGCCGGCATCCGGATCGGCGTCCTCGTCGTGGGGACCGGCGCGCTGATGATCTGGCTCAACGCCCAGCTGGCGCTGGTCGCGCTGCTGTCGATCCCCGTCCTCGCGCTGGCGAGCTACGTGTTCGTCCAGCGGATCGGCCCGAAGTACGGCCGCGTGCGGGGGTCGGTCGGGGCGCTCAACTCCCGGCTGGAGAACAACATCGGCGGCATCGAGGTCGTCAAGTCCTACGGGCGGGAGTCCTTCGAGCGCGACCGCGTCGAGTCCGCCTCCGAGGACTACCTCGACGCCAACTGGGACGCCATCTCGACGCGGATCAAGTTCTTCCCGTCGCTCAGGATCATCACCGGCTTCGGCTACGTGATCACCTTCCTCGTCGGCGGCTACTGGCTCCTCTTTGGCGCGCCCGGTCCGTTCTCGGGCACGCTCGCGCTCGGGACGCTCACGACGATGCTACTGTGGTCCCGACGGTTCCTCTGGCCGATGCGGCAGTTCGGCAACGTCGTCAACAACTACCGCTACGCCTTCGCGGCGGCGGAACGGGTCGTCGGGCTGATGAACGACCCGGCGACGATCCACGAGGACGACGACGCCGTCGACCTGGACGGCGTGGAGGGCCTCGTCGAGTACGAGGACGTGCGCTTTCGCTACCCCGAGGCCGAGGAGGACTCCGTCGAGGACGTGAGCTTCACCGCCGAACCCGGCGACTTCGTCGGCCTCGTCGGTCCCACGGGCGCGGGCAAGACCACGCTGCTCAAACTGCTGATGCGACTGTACGACCCCCACGAGGGGACTATCAGTATCGACGGGACGGACATCCGGGACCTCTCGCTGTCGAGCCTGCGGAGCCACGTCGGCTACGTCAGCCAGGAGCCGTACCTGTTCCACGGCACCATCGAGGAGAACGTCGCCTACGGGCTGGAAGCGGCCGACGACGAGATCGTCGAGGCGCTGGGGATGGCCGGCGCGATGGAGTTCGTCGCCGACCTGCCCGACGGCATCGAGACGACCGTCGGCGAACGGGGCGTCAAGCTCTCGGGCGGCCAGCGCCAGCGGATCGCCATCGCGCGGGCCATCCTCGAGGACCCCGAGATCCTCGTCCTCGACGAGGCGACCAGCCACGTCGACAACGAGACCGAGGTCCTGATCCAGCAGTCGCTTGAGAACCTGACGGCCGAGCGGACGACCTTCGCCATCGCCCACCGGCTCTCGACTATCAGGGACGCGGACACGATCCTCGTCATGGACGACGGTCGCGTCGTCGAACAGGGCGCCCACGAGGAGCTGCTCGAACGGGACGGGCTGTACGCCAACCTCTGGAGCGTCCAGGTCGGCGAGGTCGACGCGCTCCCCGAGGAGTTCGTCGAGCGGACCGCCGAGCGCGAGCGCGCCAGCCTGGACGACGACTGA
- a CDS encoding MBL fold metallo-hydrolase, with protein sequence MNVRFLGGAREVGRSAILIDDRLLLDYGLLTGNPPRFPVDDIEPEAVVVSHGHLDHVGAVPSLCSGDRRPPIHWTPPTRELALTLARDTLKLHGGTYDCPFTETEVRRVTQVSETHGYREPFEAAGYEITFYEAGHIPGSAHVLVDDSEVRSTSGSRTQSDDGETRLLYSSDFHTGDQRLVSGTTARPDADAVICESTYSDVTHEDRGAIEDRFAESLRTTVWQGGTVVVPAFAIGRTQEILLICEAHDIDCYVDGMGKRVTEMLRRHPEFVRDADALGRAKSAARFVDGRDGQRRRIAEDNTVIVTTSGMLSGGPAMTYIPAIRGSPTNKVAMTGYQVEGTPGRDLLDTGSAEIDGRRMPVAAQVESYDFSAHADREGILEFLDDYHDAAVLVNHGDRCEAFADELRADGFDATAPAVGDAVDV encoded by the coding sequence ATGAACGTCCGGTTCCTGGGCGGCGCCCGCGAGGTCGGTCGCAGCGCGATCCTGATCGACGACCGACTCCTGCTGGACTACGGGCTGTTGACCGGCAACCCGCCCCGGTTTCCGGTCGACGACATCGAACCCGAGGCGGTCGTCGTCTCGCACGGCCACCTCGACCACGTCGGCGCGGTGCCGTCGCTGTGCTCGGGGGACCGTCGGCCGCCGATCCACTGGACGCCACCGACGCGGGAACTCGCGCTGACGCTCGCCCGCGACACCCTGAAACTCCACGGCGGCACCTACGACTGCCCGTTCACCGAGACGGAGGTCCGGAGGGTCACCCAGGTCTCCGAGACCCACGGCTACCGGGAGCCGTTCGAGGCCGCCGGCTACGAGATCACGTTCTACGAGGCCGGCCACATCCCCGGCAGCGCCCACGTCCTCGTCGACGACAGCGAGGTGCGAAGCACCTCGGGCAGTCGGACGCAGTCCGACGACGGCGAGACGCGACTGCTGTACTCTTCCGACTTCCATACGGGCGACCAACGGCTCGTGTCGGGTACGACCGCCCGCCCCGACGCCGACGCCGTCATCTGCGAGTCGACCTACTCCGACGTGACCCACGAGGACCGGGGAGCCATCGAGGACCGGTTCGCCGAGAGCCTGCGCACGACGGTGTGGCAGGGCGGCACCGTCGTCGTCCCCGCGTTCGCGATCGGGCGCACCCAGGAGATACTGCTGATCTGCGAGGCCCACGACATCGACTGCTACGTCGACGGGATGGGCAAGCGCGTGACGGAGATGCTGCGCCGCCATCCCGAGTTCGTCCGCGACGCCGACGCGCTCGGGCGGGCCAAGTCGGCGGCCCGCTTCGTCGACGGTCGCGACGGCCAGCGCCGGCGCATCGCCGAAGACAACACCGTCATCGTCACCACCAGCGGGATGCTCTCGGGCGGCCCCGCGATGACGTACATCCCCGCGATCCGCGGGTCGCCGACGAACAAGGTCGCGATGACGGGCTACCAGGTCGAGGGCACGCCCGGCCGGGACCTGCTGGACACCGGCAGCGCCGAGATCGACGGCCGGCGGATGCCCGTCGCCGCCCAGGTCGAGTCCTACGACTTCTCCGCCCACGCCGACCGCGAGGGGATACTGGAGTTCCTCGACGACTACCACGACGCCGCGGTGCTCGTCAACCACGGCGACCGCTGCGAGGCGTTCGCCGACGAACTCCGCGCGGACGGCTTCGACGCGACGGCGCCCGCGGTGGGCGACGCCGTCGACGTGTAG
- a CDS encoding aldo/keto reductase, whose translation MPVDDLPRLGLGTYSDDDREQWRENVRTALDAGFRHVDTAQVYENERFVGEGLADSDVARDDVWLSTKTVHHDVPPDPEQVPAAIDGCLDRLGVDAVDLLYVHWPSGVYDHEEVLPAFDAAYEAGKTRHVGLSNFTPELLDEAREVLDAPLFAHQVEMHPLLPQEELVAYAQAHDHWLVAYSPLGKGAALDVPEIRDVAEKHDATPAQVSLAWVTSHDNVAAIPKASSREHMAQNLAARDLDLDDEDFELIDSIDERHREIDADHGPWNW comes from the coding sequence ATGCCAGTCGACGACCTCCCGCGACTCGGGCTTGGGACCTACTCCGACGACGACCGCGAGCAGTGGCGCGAGAACGTCCGGACCGCCCTCGACGCGGGCTTTCGCCACGTCGACACCGCACAGGTCTACGAGAACGAACGGTTCGTCGGCGAGGGGCTGGCCGACAGCGACGTGGCCCGCGACGACGTGTGGCTCTCGACGAAGACCGTCCACCACGACGTGCCGCCCGACCCGGAACAGGTGCCCGCGGCCATCGACGGCTGTCTCGACCGCCTGGGCGTCGACGCCGTCGACCTGCTGTACGTCCACTGGCCCTCGGGGGTCTACGACCACGAGGAAGTCCTCCCGGCGTTCGACGCCGCCTACGAGGCCGGCAAGACCCGCCACGTCGGGCTGTCGAACTTCACGCCGGAGCTCCTCGACGAGGCTCGGGAAGTGCTGGACGCGCCCCTCTTCGCCCACCAGGTCGAGATGCACCCGCTGCTCCCCCAGGAGGAACTGGTCGCGTACGCACAGGCGCACGACCACTGGCTGGTCGCCTACTCGCCGCTGGGGAAGGGGGCGGCGCTGGACGTACCGGAGATCCGCGATGTCGCCGAGAAACACGACGCGACGCCGGCGCAGGTCAGCCTCGCGTGGGTGACCAGCCACGACAACGTCGCCGCCATCCCGAAGGCCAGCAGCCGCGAACACATGGCACAGAACCTCGCCGCCCGCGACCTCGACCTCGACGACGAAGATTTCGAGTTGATCGACTCCATCGACGAGCGCCACCGGGAGATCGACGCCGACCACGGTCCCTGGAACTGGTAG
- a CDS encoding FAD-dependent oxidoreductase → MTAEPFVVIGGDAAGLSAASKCKREAPDREVVVFEKGRWVSYAHCGTPYYVKGEIDALTDLLSLSPTAIDDRGIDLRREHEITGVDTDERTVTVRGPDGEAREQSYGDLLVATGGHALTGPIDGTDLLGAFSLHGMDDAAAIRAALEPAGEATVESLGGGEFLDPSVIEPYADRTPPETVAIVGGGYVGVEMAEAFVAHGLDVHVFQRGEHVLGPFGEAVGERVGTELRDRGVTLHLGETVERLAGDERVERLECAGGTALDVDLALVGVGIEPNVGLVADTPVELGDSGAVAVDDYGRTAVENVYAAGDCAEARHAVTGEFDWVPLGLTANRAGRAIGQTVAGDPKPTGDIAGTAVVKAFDRECGRTGLVDHERAEAAGFDPVSETVTDASRSGYYPGAAETVVTLTADRETGRLLGGTIVGTDRAAVRIDTVATALEGDMTVDEVETLDLAYAPPFSPVWDPVLTAAKVLNGSLDD, encoded by the coding sequence ATGACAGCCGAGCCGTTCGTCGTGATCGGTGGCGACGCCGCCGGGCTGAGCGCCGCGAGCAAGTGCAAACGGGAAGCCCCCGACCGCGAGGTGGTCGTCTTCGAGAAGGGCCGGTGGGTCTCCTACGCCCACTGCGGGACGCCCTACTACGTGAAAGGCGAGATCGACGCGCTGACCGACCTCCTGTCGCTGTCGCCGACGGCGATCGACGACCGGGGGATCGACCTCCGGCGCGAACACGAGATCACGGGGGTCGACACCGACGAGCGGACCGTCACGGTCCGCGGCCCGGACGGCGAGGCGCGCGAGCAGTCCTACGGCGACCTGCTGGTCGCGACCGGCGGGCACGCCCTGACCGGGCCGATCGACGGGACCGACCTCCTCGGCGCGTTCTCGTTACACGGTATGGACGACGCGGCGGCGATCCGCGCGGCGCTCGAACCCGCTGGCGAGGCGACCGTCGAATCGCTAGGCGGCGGGGAGTTCCTCGACCCGTCGGTGATCGAGCCCTACGCCGACCGGACGCCCCCCGAGACGGTCGCCATCGTCGGCGGCGGCTACGTCGGCGTCGAGATGGCCGAAGCGTTCGTCGCTCACGGGCTCGACGTACACGTCTTCCAGCGGGGCGAGCACGTCCTCGGCCCCTTCGGCGAGGCCGTCGGCGAGCGCGTCGGGACCGAACTGCGCGACCGCGGCGTGACGCTCCACCTCGGCGAGACGGTCGAGCGACTGGCCGGCGACGAGCGCGTCGAACGGCTGGAGTGCGCCGGCGGGACCGCCCTGGACGTCGATCTGGCGCTGGTCGGCGTGGGGATCGAGCCGAACGTCGGACTCGTCGCGGACACGCCGGTCGAACTCGGCGATTCGGGCGCGGTCGCGGTCGACGACTACGGCCGCACGGCCGTCGAGAACGTCTACGCGGCCGGCGACTGCGCCGAAGCGCGCCACGCCGTCACCGGGGAGTTCGACTGGGTGCCGCTCGGCCTGACGGCCAACCGCGCGGGCCGCGCGATCGGGCAGACGGTCGCCGGCGACCCGAAACCGACCGGCGATATCGCGGGGACGGCGGTCGTCAAGGCGTTCGACCGGGAGTGCGGCCGAACCGGCCTCGTCGACCATGAGCGGGCCGAAGCGGCGGGGTTCGACCCCGTGAGCGAGACGGTCACGGACGCCTCGCGGTCGGGCTACTACCCCGGCGCGGCGGAGACGGTCGTGACGCTGACGGCCGACCGCGAGACGGGGCGGCTGCTCGGTGGGACCATCGTCGGCACCGACCGCGCGGCCGTCCGGATAGACACCGTCGCGACCGCGCTGGAGGGCGACATGACCGTCGACGAGGTCGAGACCCTCGATCTGGCCTACGCGCCGCCGTTCTCGCCCGTCTGGGACCCCGTCCTGACGGCCGCGAAGGTACTGAACGGGTCGCTCGACGACTGA